A stretch of Bradyrhizobium sp. AZCC 2262 DNA encodes these proteins:
- a CDS encoding MarR family winged helix-turn-helix transcriptional regulator produces MAGKELALIDEANMTEEDADNRAQVRVWLRLLACTSLIGADLRRQFREEFDFTMPRFDVLAQLDREPVGLVLGELPKRLMVTAGNLTPIVDRLVEDGFITRSPSPLDRRVQIVCMTAEGRKAFRRMAKKHGRWLASLLAEFPKERLDGLVRELDDLKNAVKRAIEQDRP; encoded by the coding sequence ATGGCCGGCAAGGAGCTCGCGCTGATCGACGAAGCGAACATGACCGAGGAAGACGCGGATAACCGCGCTCAGGTCAGGGTTTGGCTTCGCCTCCTTGCCTGTACGTCGTTGATCGGCGCGGACCTTCGGCGCCAGTTCCGCGAAGAGTTCGACTTCACGATGCCGCGCTTTGATGTTCTGGCACAGCTCGATCGCGAGCCCGTTGGGCTGGTGCTGGGTGAGCTGCCGAAGCGCCTGATGGTCACGGCCGGAAATCTCACTCCGATCGTGGATCGCCTGGTCGAAGACGGTTTCATCACGCGGTCGCCGTCGCCGCTCGACCGTCGCGTGCAGATCGTCTGCATGACGGCCGAGGGCAGGAAGGCGTTCAGGCGGATGGCAAAGAAGCATGGCCGCTGGCTGGCTTCGCTGCTGGCCGAATTTCCGAAAGAACGGCTCGACGGATTGGTCAGGGAACTCGACGACCTGAAGAACGCCGTGAAGCGCGCGATAGAGCAAGACCGCCCTTGA
- a CDS encoding DUF3551 domain-containing protein, giving the protein MRVLACTILTTGTVLVAAPARAQTYDPNYPVCLQTYGIDGGYIDCSFTSLAQCAASASGRAAQCLNNPYFAQGGRKLPRQRGVY; this is encoded by the coding sequence ATGCGCGTATTGGCTTGCACAATTTTGACGACCGGAACGGTGCTGGTCGCCGCGCCCGCGCGCGCCCAGACCTATGATCCAAACTACCCGGTTTGCCTGCAGACCTACGGCATTGACGGCGGTTATATCGACTGCAGCTTTACATCACTGGCGCAGTGCGCGGCGTCCGCGTCGGGCCGCGCGGCACAGTGCCTGAACAATCCGTATTTCGCGCAGGGCGGCAGGAAACTGCCTCGGCAACGCGGCGTTTACTAG
- a CDS encoding helix-turn-helix domain-containing protein: MATRKSGPLDAMVGARIRMLRVNRGISQTTLAERIGVTFQQVQKYERGANRVGASRLAQIASVLDVSVGEFFESSRPGPRSLNSPVHLLAEPGALRVLKAYARTPSPRVRSCIAKLVESIADRTSGTKATVARLNTVDLDERRKFPSRG, translated from the coding sequence ATGGCGACGAGGAAGTCTGGCCCGCTCGATGCGATGGTGGGTGCCAGGATTCGTATGTTGCGGGTCAACCGCGGCATCAGCCAAACCACACTCGCGGAACGCATCGGCGTTACCTTTCAACAGGTGCAGAAATACGAGCGAGGCGCCAACCGGGTTGGCGCGAGCCGGTTGGCGCAAATCGCCTCCGTGCTGGACGTTTCGGTTGGCGAGTTTTTCGAATCTTCCCGGCCTGGACCTCGCAGCTTGAATTCGCCGGTTCACCTGCTCGCCGAGCCGGGCGCCTTGCGCGTTCTCAAGGCCTATGCGCGAACGCCCAGTCCGCGCGTCCGGTCTTGCATCGCGAAGCTGGTTGAAAGCATCGCCGATCGAACTTCCGGGACCAAGGCTACGGTTGCGCGTCTGAATACTGTCGATCTTGATGAGCGGCGGAAGTTTCCCTCGCGAGGATAG
- a CDS encoding AMP-binding protein, translating into MSLDTYRSPSDAFAATAARRPDAPFLLAPASAGLPYAPQGFRIEYGAFKTEVDRLRAEYAAAGYGRGARVALLLENRPVFFLHWLALNALGVSIVPINPDVRPDELSFQLELSQADLLVAASDRMQVTKGAELGRARLIDTDSRIPPCQTDVNAQDAEFNGECALLFTSGSTGKPKGCMLSNRYFLQVADWYLAQGGVAELQADREINLTPLPMFHMNALGCSAVGMMVLGGAVVPLDRFHANRWWQCVADTGATVVHCLGVIPAILLQLPVTEVERQHRVRFAFAPGVDVRHRATFEERYRIPIVEAWAMTETGGAAATTTAREPAGFGARCVGRPSDGMEYRLVDDQGTDVALGKPGELLVRAKGEDARAGFFSGYLKDEEATEAAWQDGWFHTGDLVFVDKDGLMYFFDRKKTIVRRSGENIGVLEVESALYMDTRIGGCAVTPVPDDIRGEEVFAFIVPNEKIDDAAALAASIVKTCAERLAYHKVPGYIAIVDELPLSSTRKLARGEIKTLAAAAVSANRAIDMRALKAKLRHA; encoded by the coding sequence ATGAGCCTCGACACGTATCGATCGCCATCCGATGCCTTCGCAGCCACGGCCGCGAGGCGGCCGGACGCGCCATTCCTGCTCGCGCCAGCAAGCGCAGGACTGCCCTACGCGCCGCAAGGATTCAGAATCGAATACGGCGCCTTCAAGACCGAGGTAGACCGGCTGCGCGCCGAATACGCGGCCGCCGGCTATGGACGCGGGGCGCGGGTTGCGTTGCTGCTTGAAAATCGCCCGGTCTTCTTCCTGCATTGGCTCGCGCTCAATGCGCTCGGCGTTTCGATCGTTCCGATCAATCCCGATGTTCGGCCCGACGAATTATCCTTCCAGCTTGAGCTGTCGCAGGCCGATCTGCTGGTGGCGGCATCAGATCGTATGCAGGTGACAAAGGGGGCGGAGCTCGGGCGCGCCCGCCTGATCGATACCGACAGCCGCATCCCACCGTGCCAGACGGATGTCAACGCCCAGGATGCCGAGTTCAACGGCGAATGCGCGCTGCTGTTCACGTCAGGCAGCACCGGCAAGCCCAAGGGCTGCATGCTTTCGAACCGCTATTTCCTCCAGGTCGCCGACTGGTATCTCGCACAGGGCGGCGTGGCCGAGCTGCAGGCGGACCGCGAGATTAACCTGACGCCGTTGCCGATGTTTCACATGAACGCACTCGGCTGCAGCGCAGTCGGCATGATGGTGCTCGGCGGCGCCGTGGTTCCGCTCGACCGCTTTCACGCCAACCGCTGGTGGCAGTGCGTGGCCGACACCGGCGCGACCGTCGTGCATTGTCTCGGCGTCATTCCCGCCATTCTGCTTCAGTTGCCCGTGACCGAGGTGGAACGGCAACATCGCGTGCGCTTCGCCTTCGCGCCAGGCGTCGATGTCCGCCACCGCGCCACCTTCGAGGAGCGCTACCGCATCCCGATCGTCGAGGCCTGGGCGATGACCGAGACCGGAGGTGCTGCGGCCACCACCACCGCGCGCGAACCGGCGGGCTTTGGCGCGCGCTGCGTCGGCCGACCATCTGACGGCATGGAGTATCGCCTCGTTGACGATCAGGGCACCGATGTCGCGCTTGGGAAACCCGGCGAATTGCTGGTCCGCGCCAAGGGTGAAGATGCCCGCGCGGGATTCTTCAGCGGTTACCTGAAAGACGAAGAAGCCACCGAGGCCGCATGGCAGGACGGCTGGTTCCACACCGGGGACCTGGTCTTCGTCGACAAAGACGGGCTGATGTATTTCTTCGATCGCAAGAAGACCATCGTGCGGCGCAGCGGCGAGAACATCGGCGTGCTCGAGGTCGAAAGCGCGCTTTACATGGACACACGCATTGGCGGCTGCGCGGTGACACCCGTCCCCGACGACATCCGCGGCGAGGAGGTTTTTGCTTTCATCGTGCCGAATGAAAAGATCGACGACGCAGCCGCGCTGGCGGCCTCGATCGTCAAGACCTGCGCCGAGCGCCTCGCCTATCACAAGGTGCCCGGCTACATCGCCATCGTCGACGAATTGCCGTTGTCGTCAACACGCAAGCTCGCCCGGGGCGAGATCAAGACGCTCGCGGCTGCGGCCGTCAGCGCCAACCGCGCAATCGACATGCGCGCGCTGAAAGCGAAGCTGCGCCACGCCTGA
- a CDS encoding acyl-CoA thioesterase, with protein sequence MARFDSMTLSGLPSGVWRTRLRIRFGSCDPAGIVYTPEYLNLFNGVIEDWYGDALGLPYHELVGTRRTGLGYAHVSADFAKPSSMGDVLDVAVIVRDIGRTSVKLTVHAFRDGAECVRATFVTVTTSLVDHKSMMLPDDMRCALKNYQASCDEPMSEFVQTAGAC encoded by the coding sequence ATGGCCCGTTTTGATTCCATGACACTCTCCGGGTTGCCGAGCGGCGTCTGGCGCACGCGCCTCCGCATACGCTTCGGCTCCTGCGATCCGGCCGGAATCGTCTACACGCCGGAATATCTCAACCTGTTCAACGGTGTGATCGAGGACTGGTACGGCGATGCGCTGGGATTGCCCTATCATGAGCTGGTCGGAACACGGCGGACCGGCCTCGGCTACGCGCACGTCTCGGCGGATTTCGCCAAGCCCAGCAGCATGGGGGACGTTCTCGACGTCGCAGTCATCGTGCGCGATATCGGACGCACCTCGGTGAAGCTCACGGTTCACGCGTTCAGGGATGGCGCCGAATGCGTACGCGCCACCTTCGTGACGGTGACGACCTCGCTGGTGGATCACAAATCGATGATGTTGCCCGACGACATGCGTTGCGCGTTGAAGAATTATCAGGCGAGTTGCGATGAGCCGATGTCGGAATTCGTCCAAACGGCGGGCGCATGCTAA
- a CDS encoding YcaO-like family protein: protein MRDAFQGCIGEGIEYLSQLQAGTDLLLKAGVDDWAGKLGPMALELVAAVSERRMQPERVLSWCRTTRLADGGEVWLPADICLRRPPAQRDFAPPFPLSIGSAAGPSRDAAALHGLLELIERDAASLWWRGGQLARSIPPRHEAGIVAEGLLRQLRHGASVQRRTWLLDITTDIGVPCVAAVSCRADGSGFAVGLAARPALEAAVRSAILEMCQLELADAVVMAKRSERGDDALNAQDRTHLQRAAIDADQCRLLQPVAEYAVHLPLCATEASVILGLIVQRLEKLGIETFCLDLTRQRFAVPVVRMIAPGLQLEPSEIVTARLQDAIARTGGGTTYTGGVPLI from the coding sequence TTGCGGGATGCATTTCAGGGCTGTATCGGCGAGGGGATCGAGTATCTCTCTCAATTGCAGGCCGGGACCGACCTGTTGCTCAAGGCAGGCGTCGATGACTGGGCCGGAAAGCTCGGTCCGATGGCGCTGGAGCTGGTCGCTGCCGTTTCGGAACGCCGCATGCAACCGGAGCGGGTGCTTTCATGGTGTCGTACAACGAGGCTGGCCGATGGCGGCGAAGTGTGGCTTCCGGCCGACATCTGTCTGCGGCGTCCGCCGGCGCAGCGTGACTTCGCGCCGCCATTCCCCTTGAGCATCGGATCGGCCGCCGGTCCATCACGGGATGCCGCAGCACTGCACGGCCTGCTGGAATTGATCGAGCGCGATGCGGCGAGCCTGTGGTGGCGGGGCGGTCAACTGGCCCGATCGATTCCGCCGCGGCATGAAGCCGGCATCGTGGCGGAAGGTTTGTTGCGGCAGCTCCGGCACGGCGCATCGGTGCAGCGCCGGACGTGGCTGCTCGATATCACGACGGATATCGGCGTGCCCTGCGTCGCGGCCGTCTCGTGCCGGGCCGACGGTTCCGGTTTTGCCGTCGGCCTTGCCGCGCGGCCGGCGCTTGAGGCCGCGGTCCGCTCGGCGATTCTGGAAATGTGTCAGCTCGAACTGGCCGACGCCGTCGTTATGGCCAAACGGAGCGAGCGCGGCGATGACGCGCTCAACGCCCAGGATCGCACCCACCTGCAGCGCGCGGCGATCGATGCCGATCAGTGCAGACTGTTGCAGCCGGTCGCGGAGTACGCGGTCCATCTTCCCCTGTGCGCAACTGAAGCGAGCGTCATATTAGGGTTGATCGTACAGCGTTTGGAAAAACTGGGAATCGAGACATTTTGCCTTGATCTCACGCGCCAGCGCTTCGCCGTTCCGGTGGTCCGCATGATTGCCCCGGGCCTGCAACTGGAGCCATCCGAAATCGTCACGGCCAGGCTGCAGGATGCCATTGCGCGAACCGGAGGCGGCACAACCTATACCGGGGGTGTTCCTTTGATATAG
- the pgm gene encoding phosphoglucomutase (alpha-D-glucose-1,6-bisphosphate-dependent) — protein MTAPNPAAGKPVDPASLVNVPQLVTAYFASKPDPSDPTQRVAFGTSGHRGTSLKNSFNENHILATTQAICDHRRETGLTGPLFVGIDTHALAEPALASAVEVFAANGVDIMIDERGGYTPTPVISHAILSYNRGRTSGLADGVVITPSHNPPEDGGYKYNPPHGGPADTDVTAKVEKAANAYMEAGMKGVARMPYERARKAPSTHLHDYITPYVADLGNAVDMALIKSSGVKIGIDPLGGAAVHYWAPLIERYGIDATIVNNAVDPTFRFMTADWDGKIRMDCSSPFAMASLIAMRDRFDVAFANDTDADRHGIVTRTGGLMNPNHFLAAAIAYLFGHRPQWSKEAAIGKTIVSSSIIDRVAGKLNRRLVETPVGFKWFVEGLGTGAFGFAGEESAGASFLKRDGSVWTTDKDGMVMGLLAAEILGRTGRDPSQLFATLTAELGVPYYERIDVPATPKQKSALKALGPEQLDMRQLAGEPVSAIRTRAPGNDQSFGGIKVESEAGWFAARPSGTEDVYKIYAESFRDQDHLKTIQQDAQRAIAKAF, from the coding sequence GTGACTGCCCCCAATCCCGCTGCCGGCAAACCGGTCGATCCCGCCTCCCTTGTCAACGTGCCGCAGTTGGTGACGGCCTATTTCGCGTCGAAACCGGATCCGTCCGATCCCACCCAGCGCGTCGCCTTCGGAACCTCGGGGCATCGCGGGACATCGCTGAAGAACTCGTTCAACGAAAATCATATCCTGGCGACGACGCAGGCGATCTGCGATCACCGCCGCGAGACGGGACTGACCGGTCCGCTGTTCGTCGGCATCGATACCCATGCGCTCGCCGAGCCGGCGTTGGCTAGCGCGGTGGAAGTGTTTGCCGCCAACGGGGTCGATATCATGATCGACGAGCGCGGCGGCTACACCCCGACGCCCGTCATCTCGCATGCGATCCTGAGCTACAACAGGGGCCGAACCAGCGGACTTGCTGATGGCGTTGTCATCACGCCGTCGCACAATCCGCCCGAGGATGGCGGGTACAAATATAACCCGCCGCATGGCGGCCCGGCCGACACCGACGTGACGGCCAAGGTCGAAAAGGCCGCCAACGCCTACATGGAAGCCGGTATGAAGGGCGTTGCGCGGATGCCGTATGAGCGCGCCCGCAAGGCGCCCTCGACGCATTTGCACGACTACATCACCCCCTATGTCGCCGATCTCGGCAATGCCGTGGACATGGCGCTGATCAAGTCATCGGGCGTGAAAATCGGCATCGATCCGCTCGGCGGCGCGGCGGTTCACTACTGGGCGCCGCTGATCGAGCGTTATGGAATCGATGCGACCATCGTCAACAACGCCGTCGATCCGACGTTCCGTTTCATGACGGCGGATTGGGATGGAAAAATCCGCATGGACTGCTCCTCGCCGTTCGCGATGGCGAGCCTGATCGCGATGCGCGACAGATTCGACGTTGCCTTTGCCAATGACACCGACGCCGATCGGCACGGTATCGTGACGCGCACGGGCGGCCTGATGAATCCGAACCATTTTCTTGCGGCTGCGATCGCCTATCTGTTCGGGCACCGGCCGCAATGGAGCAAGGAGGCCGCGATCGGCAAGACCATCGTCTCCAGTTCGATCATCGACCGTGTCGCAGGTAAGCTGAACCGCAGGCTGGTCGAAACCCCGGTCGGCTTCAAATGGTTCGTCGAGGGCCTCGGCACCGGCGCGTTCGGATTCGCCGGCGAGGAAAGCGCCGGCGCATCGTTTCTCAAGCGCGACGGCTCGGTCTGGACGACCGACAAGGACGGCATGGTAATGGGGCTGCTCGCCGCCGAAATCCTCGGCCGAACCGGCCGCGATCCAAGCCAGTTGTTTGCCACCCTCACGGCCGAACTAGGCGTGCCCTACTACGAGCGGATCGACGTGCCGGCAACGCCAAAACAAAAGAGCGCGCTGAAGGCGCTCGGGCCGGAGCAACTCGACATGCGCCAGCTTGCCGGTGAACCGGTCAGCGCGATTCGGACCCGGGCGCCGGGTAACGATCAATCGTTCGGCGGCATCAAGGTCGAGTCGGAGGCGGGATGGTTTGCCGCGCGGCCATCGGGCACCGAAGACGTCTACAAGATCTACGCCGAGAGTTTCCGGGACCAGGACCATCTGAAGACAATTCAGCAGGACGCCCAGCGCGCCATCGCGAAGGCCTTCTGA
- a CDS encoding ATP-dependent acyl-CoA ligase codes for MQAGNSSAARQRPGGPIWSQATERFPPAGRILSTILTRQAAQYRDRTLFVFGETRWSYAETAAIAAASAGRLLRAGVQAGDRVALMCSNRPEFLEVYLGCAWMGAVTVPINTALRGFQLSHILRNSTPKLLVIESGFMPAIETLEGDVAPPDLVWTIGDRAASSVAPGSTSPLLALGEGASPAPVRPDDTVVILYTSGTTGPSKGVCCPQAQMFWWGVHSARALEIREGDVLFTTLPLFHTNALNAFYQALLNGCTYVLEPKFSASGFWAAARRHQATVGYLLGAMAVMLLAQPKSADDTAHFLRVALGGGVPGQFHGPFLERFGVPLLDGYGSTETNFVFASSIPSDRPGTMGHLVEGVEACIAGSDDAPLPDGEVGELLLRSREPLAFSTGYFGMPDKTAEAWRNRWFHTGDRVVRDADGHYRFVDRMKDSIRRRGENVSSWEVEQVLLKHPAIAACAVYPLPSELVEDEVAAAVQLEPGHALEPIDVVRHCEGKMAYFAVPRFVRIVTEMPLTENGKIRKVALREAGKTPDTWDRDAAGYKLRR; via the coding sequence GTGCAGGCAGGTAATAGCAGCGCGGCCAGGCAGCGGCCGGGTGGGCCGATCTGGTCGCAGGCGACTGAGCGCTTCCCGCCGGCGGGCCGGATTCTCTCGACAATTCTGACGCGGCAGGCCGCCCAATACCGCGACCGCACCCTGTTCGTCTTCGGCGAAACACGATGGAGCTATGCCGAGACGGCTGCGATCGCAGCCGCATCCGCGGGCCGCCTGCTGCGCGCCGGGGTTCAGGCCGGCGACCGTGTCGCGCTGATGTGCTCGAACCGGCCGGAATTTTTGGAAGTCTATCTCGGCTGCGCCTGGATGGGCGCCGTGACGGTGCCGATCAACACCGCGCTGCGCGGCTTCCAGCTCAGCCACATCCTGCGCAACTCCACGCCGAAACTGCTGGTGATCGAGTCTGGCTTTATGCCGGCCATCGAAACGCTGGAAGGCGATGTCGCCCCGCCGGATCTTGTCTGGACAATCGGCGATAGGGCCGCGTCTTCGGTTGCGCCGGGATCGACCTCGCCGCTGCTCGCGCTCGGCGAGGGGGCCTCGCCCGCGCCCGTGCGGCCGGACGACACGGTCGTAATTCTCTATACATCCGGCACCACGGGGCCTTCCAAGGGCGTCTGCTGCCCGCAGGCGCAGATGTTCTGGTGGGGCGTCCACTCGGCGCGCGCGCTCGAGATCCGCGAGGGCGATGTGCTGTTCACGACGCTGCCGCTATTCCACACCAATGCGCTGAACGCATTCTATCAGGCGCTGCTGAACGGCTGCACCTACGTGCTCGAACCGAAATTCTCCGCCTCCGGTTTCTGGGCAGCGGCGCGACGGCATCAGGCAACCGTCGGCTATCTCCTCGGCGCGATGGCCGTGATGCTGCTGGCGCAGCCGAAATCCGCCGACGACACCGCGCATTTCCTGCGGGTCGCGCTCGGCGGCGGCGTCCCCGGTCAATTTCACGGTCCGTTTCTCGAACGCTTCGGTGTGCCGCTGCTCGACGGCTACGGCTCGACCGAAACGAATTTCGTGTTCGCAAGCTCCATCCCGTCCGATCGCCCCGGCACGATGGGTCATCTCGTCGAGGGCGTGGAGGCCTGCATCGCCGGTTCCGACGACGCGCCTCTCCCTGACGGTGAGGTCGGCGAGCTGTTACTACGCTCGCGCGAGCCGCTCGCATTCTCGACGGGCTATTTCGGAATGCCGGACAAGACGGCCGAAGCCTGGCGAAATCGCTGGTTCCACACCGGCGACCGCGTCGTGCGCGATGCGGACGGCCACTACCGCTTCGTCGACCGGATGAAGGATTCCATCCGCCGGCGCGGCGAGAATGTTTCATCCTGGGAGGTGGAGCAGGTGCTGCTGAAGCACCCCGCGATCGCTGCCTGCGCCGTCTATCCGCTGCCGTCTGAGCTCGTCGAGGACGAGGTTGCGGCCGCCGTCCAGCTCGAACCTGGCCATGCGCTGGAGCCGATCGATGTCGTCAGGCATTGCGAGGGCAAGATGGCCTATTTCGCGGTGCCGCGGTTTGTCCGGATCGTCACCGAAATGCCGCTCACCGAGAACGGCAAGATCCGAAAGGTCGCGCTGCGCGAGGCCGGAAAAACGCCCGACACCTGGGACCGCGACGCCGCCGGATACAAGTTGCGCCGCTAG
- a CDS encoding BTAD domain-containing putative transcriptional regulator, which translates to MPASVNAITADNATAAPESAPRLSVSLVGRLGVRFNGRPIELRTRKAGAVLSYLALSEAKHESRERLVGLLWSRSDEEKARASLRQVVRELRSMLEEAGYDGFVAERLLIGIDVGRIEVDIESVIQLAEVGRVHPLLLDTPQLDGRLLEGMDDLDPSFRVWVLAKRQTIHERLMRNLEEGLTSASVPADSRKRIAAAIVNLDPTHEYACRYLMRAHAEHGDTAGALRIYKALWDLLDRDYAMEPSSATEELVANIKLGVLESTPADRAASAANDEFAVRMIRGTALQPVAPMSLSVKASARTCLVLLPFAMHGVDEDHSHLVQGFSQHLAACLVRFREWSVVDRPPATVVLPASGTAPQYCIETTAYQAGAEINIVMVLRDDTTGIYVWSESFRLGLGNWFETQQRIIRRIATSLNVQLSTERLMRLAGEPDVSLDLHDRWLRGQNLIAKFDKESWQRAVVIFRDSIRENPAFSPFYSSLVQMNNIEHLVHPGVLRNLDKAKATLELAKTAVELDPVDSRAHLCCGWSYTFALREAEAAPHMDLACELNDNDPWTLLSSAHYCAFCGSIEQAQLRASQSLALSLAPSRLEWGYHCIIRCLCGDYAGAIEACDRAYNVIQTLPAWRAAALFELGQPELAREETQRFLNGIRSFWVGPDAPTDVAITRWLLQAHPINIRARWETLRRSLRGAGFPVEGIGPLYW; encoded by the coding sequence ATGCCGGCCAGCGTAAACGCCATCACAGCAGACAACGCGACGGCGGCGCCTGAAAGCGCTCCGCGTCTGTCGGTGTCGCTGGTCGGGCGGCTCGGCGTGCGGTTCAACGGCCGGCCGATCGAACTGCGAACCCGCAAGGCTGGCGCGGTCCTTAGTTACCTTGCGCTGTCGGAGGCGAAGCACGAGAGCCGCGAACGGCTGGTCGGCCTGCTCTGGAGTCGTTCGGACGAGGAAAAGGCGCGTGCCTCGCTGCGCCAGGTCGTTCGCGAACTGCGGTCGATGTTGGAGGAGGCCGGATATGACGGCTTCGTCGCGGAGCGGCTGCTGATCGGCATCGACGTCGGACGAATTGAAGTCGACATTGAAAGCGTGATTCAACTCGCTGAAGTTGGGCGCGTGCACCCGTTGCTGCTCGATACGCCGCAGCTCGACGGGCGGCTGCTCGAAGGAATGGACGATCTCGATCCGTCGTTCCGGGTCTGGGTGCTGGCCAAGCGGCAGACCATCCATGAACGGCTGATGCGAAATCTCGAGGAAGGTCTGACCTCCGCAAGCGTTCCCGCCGACTCCAGAAAAAGAATAGCGGCCGCGATCGTCAATCTCGATCCGACCCATGAATATGCCTGCCGCTATCTGATGCGGGCGCATGCGGAACATGGCGACACGGCCGGTGCGTTGCGCATCTACAAGGCGCTGTGGGATCTCTTGGATCGCGACTATGCCATGGAGCCGTCATCGGCCACCGAGGAGCTCGTCGCGAACATCAAGCTCGGCGTTCTGGAGAGCACGCCGGCCGATCGGGCCGCGTCGGCGGCGAATGATGAATTCGCTGTCAGGATGATCAGGGGGACTGCTCTCCAGCCGGTGGCCCCGATGTCGCTGTCGGTCAAGGCATCGGCCAGGACGTGCCTGGTGCTGCTGCCCTTTGCGATGCATGGCGTCGACGAGGACCACAGCCATCTGGTGCAGGGGTTCTCCCAGCATCTCGCCGCCTGTCTCGTGCGCTTCCGCGAATGGAGCGTGGTCGATCGTCCGCCCGCGACCGTAGTGCTTCCCGCCTCCGGCACGGCGCCGCAATACTGCATTGAAACCACCGCCTACCAGGCGGGCGCCGAAATCAATATTGTGATGGTGCTGCGGGACGATACCACCGGAATTTACGTCTGGAGCGAAAGCTTCCGGCTCGGCCTTGGCAACTGGTTCGAAACGCAGCAACGCATCATCCGCCGGATCGCGACCTCGCTCAACGTTCAATTGTCGACCGAGCGGCTGATGCGGCTGGCGGGCGAGCCCGACGTTTCGCTCGATCTTCACGACCGCTGGCTGCGCGGCCAAAATCTCATCGCGAAGTTCGACAAGGAAAGCTGGCAGCGGGCGGTCGTGATCTTTCGCGACTCGATCCGGGAAAATCCTGCTTTCTCGCCGTTCTACAGCAGCCTTGTGCAGATGAACAACATCGAGCATCTCGTGCATCCCGGGGTGCTTCGCAACCTCGACAAGGCAAAGGCGACCCTTGAACTGGCGAAAACCGCCGTTGAACTCGATCCGGTCGATTCCAGGGCGCATCTCTGTTGCGGCTGGTCCTATACGTTTGCGTTGCGCGAGGCCGAGGCGGCGCCGCACATGGACCTCGCTTGCGAGCTGAACGACAACGATCCGTGGACGCTGCTGTCCAGCGCTCACTATTGCGCTTTCTGCGGCTCGATCGAACAAGCTCAGCTACGCGCCAGCCAATCGCTTGCCCTTTCGCTGGCGCCCTCACGCCTTGAATGGGGCTATCACTGCATCATTCGCTGCCTGTGCGGCGACTATGCGGGCGCCATAGAGGCCTGCGACCGCGCCTACAATGTCATTCAGACGCTGCCCGCATGGCGTGCGGCCGCGCTGTTCGAACTGGGGCAGCCCGAGTTGGCGCGCGAGGAAACGCAGCGATTTCTGAACGGTATTCGCTCGTTTTGGGTTGGACCAGATGCGCCGACCGACGTGGCCATCACACGCTGGCTCCTGCAAGCGCACCCCATCAACATCAGGGCACGGTGGGAAACCCTGCGCCGCAGCCTGCGCGGCGCCGGGTTTCCGGTCGAAGGCATTGGGCCATTGTACTGGTGA